In Lotus japonicus ecotype B-129 chromosome 5, LjGifu_v1.2, one genomic interval encodes:
- the LOC130720653 gene encoding uncharacterized protein LOC130720653 isoform X1, translating into MDSRKCKPSSGRVSVAPAPAVSVANQVDEVARSLREVGRVGTDVDIDLREVYFLIMHFLSAGPCQKTFVQLGNELLEHQLLPRRYHAWYSRSGEASGNDVDNDDGISLPLNYDDLANRYPHIAKDHLVKLLKQLMLSMTHPLHGKLGGSSPNAADVPTLLGHGSFSLLDTDGKTADKPVKPLPLYLRWPHMKANQVQGLSLREIGGGFTKHHRAPSIRSACYAIAKPSTMVQRMQNIKKLRGHRVAVYCAIFDGSGRYVISGSDDRLVKIWSMETAFCLASCRGHEGDITDMAVSSNNALVASASNDFVIRVWRLPDGMPISVLRGHTGAVNTIAFSPRPTAVYQLLSSSDDGTCRIWDARNSHNPRIYVPRPSDSVTGKGNAPPANLPSSSNGQHSYQILCCAYNANGTVFVTGSADTFARVWSALKPNNSDSEQPVHEIDLLSGHENDVNYVQFSGCSVASKLVTSDSWREENTQKFRNFWYCHDNIVTCSRDGSAIIWVPRSRRSHGKVGRWTRAYHLKVPPPPLPPQPPRGGPRQRLLPTPRGVNMIVWSLDNRFVLAAIMDCRICVWNAVDGSLVHSLTGHTASSYVLDVHPFNPRIAMSAGYDGRTIVWDIWEGIPIRTYEIGRFKLVDGKFSPDGTSIILSDDVGQIYFLNTGQGESQKDAKYDQFFLGDYRPLIQDTQGNVLDQETQLPPHRRNIQEPLCDSSMVPYPEPYQSQFQQRRLGALGIEWRPSMIKYAVGPEFSVDQDYPLIPLIDLEGMFELQPELTDAMFWEPEYDIASDDNNDSEYNVNEDNSSAAEQGSVSAISSSDLECSEDDSSSRDGLRRSRRKKHKVEVEVMTSSGRRVRKRNLDECNGNTSGSNRTIKSKGSLKSSRRKSSKTKKLRPQRVAAHNARNMLSQIGETSTDEEDNDSEDELSESFQNSDDLSEPERKRHNNRDEHKKPILEELDDVSKPSAYPEVPAIAERPRLVVKISLPKRNVTLEGTRLARETEVNVASQSSGPQLQESVQNTLPDRNTVDLALSFANSTNAKLAQSHKNEDDDNIQADSAANNLDTSECVEGNTVQCRQMRRDTHELSRSGDALLTDAKVDDHLEYTANGRSEHMTRELETVGSMINTVVEDFDNAPKFSSLEPSTLGNHQPNANISMTSGYDKLNGGYNGRSGSNKCTEESLENVVHSSQFHDLKMKAPMKARKLVIKKKQLSADTGSSGKLKFSSSEADPVGSRGDVNSRNSSFMGPNLVTEVPEGEDGRNLSSPQLLHSYSEQRSYDHVLEGDNSYKREVIPDGLEENTSVFGIKHGLGSSLSNVVKDPIRRTRSIRMKTTPEEPNTLNTKIKIRGGQSSRGISTWEGSSIKACDQVHQRTRSARNGFDEYTANDRSISTQRVVSNHHVKKLSWLMLSEHEEGYRYIPQLGDEVVYLRQGHQEYIESCAPSESGPWSSFKGLSASEICKVEKLEYAELPGSGDSCCKLKLQFIDPSSSVYGKSFKLTLPELINFSDFVVERTWYDSAMKRNWTSRDKCMVWWKNEDGESGSWWEGRITAVEAKSHEFPDSPWERYSIQYKTDPNIHKHSPWELNDPEMLWEHPHIDHETRDKLLSYFAKLDRREKYDIQALNQVAGKLEFSNRFPVSLYPELIQIRLKNDYYRCVEGAKHDIMVMLSNAEEFFTIAKNIQLLGKTRRISEWFRRKLERI; encoded by the exons CTGATGGAAAAACAGCAGACAAGCCGGTGAAGCCTCTCCCACTTTACCTTCGCTGGCCACACATGAAGGCTAATCAGGTTCAGGGTTTAAGCTTAAGGGAAATTGGAGGTGGTTTTACAAAGCATCATCGTGCTCCATCTATTCGCAGTGCATGTTATGCTATTGCCAAACCATCTACTATGGTGCAAAGGATGcaaaatattaaaaagttaAGGGGTCACCGTGTGGCTGTCTATTGTG CCATATTTGATGGATCAGGGCGATATGTTATCAGTGGTTCAGATGATCGCCTTGTCAAGATTTGGTCTATGGAAACTGCATTTTGTTTAGCTAGTTGCCGTGGACATGAA GGTGATATTACTGACATGGCCGTAAGCTCAAATAATGCTTTGGTGGCATCTGCTTCAAatgattttgtcattagagtT TGGCGCTTACCAGATGGGATGCCAATCTCCGTTTTGCGGGGACATACTGGAGCCGTTAATACCATTGCATTCAGTCCTAGGCCTACTGCTGTATACCAGCTGCTATC GTCATCTGATGATGGAACTTGTAGAATATGGGATGCAAGAAATTCACACAATCCACGCATATATGTGCCTCGACCTTCCGATTCTGTAACTG GGAAGGGTAATGCTCCACCAGCTAATTTACCGTCCTCGAGTAATGGTCAACATAGCTATCAAATACTTTGCTGTGCGTATAATGCAAATGGAACTGTTTTTGTTACTGGTAGCGCTGATACTTTTGCCAGG GTGTGGAGTGCTTTAAAGCCTAACAACAGTGACTCAGAACAACCAGTACATGAGATAGATTTATTATCTGGTCACGAGAATGATGTTAATTATGTACAGTTTAG TGGTTGCTCTGTGGCTTCAAAATTGGTGACATCTGATTCTTGGAGAGAAGAAAATACGCAGAAGTTCCGGAATTTCTG GTACTGTCATGATAACATAGTTACTTGTTCTCGTGATGGAAGCGCAATTATATGGGTTCCCAGATCACGAAGATCTCAT GGAAAAGTAGGACGTTGGACTCGCGCATATCATCTTAAAGTTCCCCCTCCACCCCTGCCTCCTCAACCTCCGCGAGGGGGTCCAAGACAGAGATTGTTACCAACTCCTCGCGGTGTTAACATGATTGTATGGAGTCTGGACAATCGCTTCGTACTTGCAGCTATTATGG ACTGCAGAATATGTGTATGGAACGCAGTTGATGGCAGCTTAGTGCACAGTTTGACCGGTCATACAGCATCC TCTTATGTATTGGATGTTCATCCTTTCAACCCTCGCATAGCTATGAGTGCTgggtatgatgggagaactattGTGTGGGAT ATATGGGAAGGCATACCTATTCGGACGTATGAAATTGGACGTTTTAAGTTGGTTGATGGAAAGTTTTCTCC GGATGGAACATCAATTATACTTTCAGATGATGTTGGTCAGATATATTTTCTGAATACAGGTCAAGGCGAGTCCCAGAAGGATGCAAAATATGATCAG TTTTTTCTTGGTGACTATCGACCCCTTATTCAAGATACTCAGGGAAATGTTCTTGATcag GAAACTCAACTTCCGCCACACCGAAGAAACATTCAGGAACCTCTATGTGACTCTA GTATGGTGCCATATCCAGAACCTTACCAGAGTCAATTTCAGCAACGCCGGCTTGGTGCTCTTGGCATTGAATGGCGTCCGTCAATGATAAAATATGCTGTTGGGCCAGAATTTAGTGTTGATCAGGACTACCCGTTGATACCTTTGATAGATTTGGAAGGAATGTTTGAGCTGCAACCAGAGCTCACAGATGCCATGTTCTGGGAGCCAGAGTATGACATTGCAAGTGATGATAATAATGACTCTGAGTACAATGTGAACGAGGATAATTCTAGTGCAGCTGAGCAAGGGAGCGTTAGTGCTATCTCTTCTAGTGACCTAGAGTGCAGTGAAGATGACTCTAGTAGTAGGGATGGTCTTCGAAGATCAAGGAGGAAGAAACATAAGGTTGAA GTTGAGGTAATGACTTCTTCTGGAAGGCGTGTCAGGAAAAGGAATTTGGATGAGTGTAATGGTAATACTTCTGGAAGTAACAGAACTATCAAATCCAAAGGAAGCTTAAAATCATCGAGAAGGAAATCTTccaaaactaagaaattaagGCCCCAGAGAGTTGCTGCACACAATGCTCGTAATATGTTGTCTCAAATTGGTGAAACGTCTACTGATGAAGAAGATAATGATTCTGAAGATGAATTGTCAGAAAGTTTCCAAAATTCAGACGATCTAAGTGAACCTGAGAGAAAAAGGCATAATAATCGTGATGAACATAAAAAACCCATTTTGGAAGAGTTGGATGATGTGTCCAAGCCTTCTGCATATCCTGAGGTGCCTGCAATTGCTGAAAGACCAAGGCTGGTTGTTAAGATCTCACTTCCTAAGAGAAATGTGACCTTAGAGGGCACAAGACTTGCACGTGAGACTGAGGTTAATGTGGCATCTCAATCTTCTGGTCCCCAACTCCAAGAAAGTGTTCAAAATACTTTGCCAGACAGAAATACTGTGGATCTAGCATTATCTTTTGCAAATTCAACTAATGCTAAACTTGCCCAAAGCCACaaaaatgaagatgatgataataTACAAGCTGATAGTGCTGCAAATAATCTGGACACATCTGAATGTGTGGAGGGGAACACAGTTCAGTGCAGACAGATGAGAAGAGACACACATGAACTGTCAAGATCCGGGGATGCTTTGCTGACAGATGCTAAAGTTGATGACCATCTGGAATACACTGCCAATGG GAGATCAGAACATATGACAAGGGAGTTGGAGACTGTTGGTAGCATGATTAATACAGTGGTGGAAGATTTTGATAATGCACCTAAGTTTTCATCACTTGAACCTTCAACGCTTGGCAATCATCAGCCAAATGCTAACATCTCCATGACATCTGGTTATGATAAGTTGAATGGTGGTTATAACGGCAGATCTGGATCCAACAAATGCACAGAAGAGTCACTGGAAAATGTTGTTCACTCAAGCCAATTTCACGACCTTAAAATGAAAGCACCTATGAAAGCAAGGAAGTTAGTGATTAAAAAGAAACAGCTTTCAGCAGACACTGGAAGTTCTGGCAAACTGAAATTTTCTAGTTCTGAGGCAGATCCTGTAGGTAGTAGAGGTGATGTGAACTCTCGAAATTCCTCTTTCATGGGGCCTAATCTAGTAACAGAAGTACCAGAAGGTGAAGATGGCAGGAATTTAAGTTCTCCACAGCTACTGCATTCGTATTCTGAGCAAAGAAGTTACGATCACGTCCTTGAAGGGGACAATTCATATAAAAGGGAAGTCATTCCAGATGGTCTTGAAGAAAATACCTCAGTTTTTGGAATTAAACATGGTTTAGGGAGTAGTTTATCTAATGTTGTTAAGGATCCAATCCGTCGAACACGGTCTATCAGGATGAAGACCACTCCTGAGGAGCCAAACACTTTGAACACAAAGATTAAAATTCGAGGGGGCCAAAGTTCCAGGGGCATATCCACTTGGGAAGGTTCTTCTATCAAAGCATGTGATCAAGTTCATCAAAGAACAAGGTCTGCTAGAAACGGGTTTGATGAATATACTGCCAATGACCGTAGTATTTCAACTCAAAGGGTGGTGTCAAATCACCATGTTAAAAAATTGTCATGGCTAATGCTCTCAGAGCATGAGGAGGGTTACCGTTACATTCCTCAACTTGGAGATGAAGTTGTGTACTTGAGACAG GGTCATCAAGAGTATATAGAGTCTTGTGCACCATCTGAATCAGGTCCTTGGAGTTCATTTAAAGGACTAAGTGCTTCTGAAATTTGCAAGGTTGAAAAGCTTGAGTATGCAGAGCTCCCAGGGTCTGGGGATAGCTGTTGTAAACTTAAACTCCAGTTTATAGATCCTTCTTCATCTGTGTATGGCAAATCCTTTAAATTAACTCTGCCTGAATTGATTAACTTCTCTGATTTTGTTGTTGAGAGAACGTGGTATGATTCTGCCATGAAGAGAAATTGGACTTCAAGAGATAAATGTATGGTCTGGTGGAAAAATGAAGATGGGGAAAGTGGAAGTTGGTGGGAGGGTCGAATTACTGCAGTGGAAGCCAAATCTCATGAGTTCCCTGACAGTCCTTGGGAAAGGTATTCGATCCAGTACAAGACtgatccaaatattcataagcATAGTCCGTGGGAACTAAATGACCCTGAGATGCTGTGGGAGCACCCCCACATTGATCATGAGACCAGGGATAAGCTGCTTTCTTATTTTGCTAAATTAGATCGCAGG GAGAAGTATGATATCCAGGCATTGAACCAAGTAGCTGGGAAGCTAGAGTTTTCAAACAG GTTTCCGGTCTCATTATATCCTGAACTGATTCAGATAAGGCTAAAGAATGACTACTATCGGTGTGTGGAAGGTGCCAAGCATGATATAATGGTAATGTTATCAAATGCTGAAGAATTCTTTACAATTGCAAAAAATATTCAGCTGTTGGGCAAGACCAGGCGAATATCCGAATGGTTTAGAAGAAAACTTGAAAGGATATGA
- the LOC130720653 gene encoding uncharacterized protein LOC130720653 isoform X2 translates to MDSRKCKPSSGRVSVAPAPAVSVANQVDEVARSLREVGRVGTDVDIDLREVYFLIMHFLSAGPCQKTFVQLGNELLEHQLLPRRYHAWYSRSGEASGNDVDNDDGISLPLNYDDLANRYPHIAKDHLVKLLKQLMLSMTHPLHGKLGGSSPNAADVPTLLGHGSFSLLDTDGKTADKPVKPLPLYLRWPHMKANQVQGLSLREIGGGFTKHHRAPSIRSACYAIAKPSTMVQRMQNIKKLRGHRVAVYCAIFDGSGRYVISGSDDRLVKIWSMETAFCLASCRGHEGDITDMAVSSNNALVASASNDFVIRVWRLPDGMPISVLRGHTGAVNTIAFSPRPTAVYQLLSSSDDGTCRIWDARNSHNPRIYVPRPSDSVTGKGNAPPANLPSSSNGQHSYQILCCAYNANGTVFVTGSADTFARVWSALKPNNSDSEQPVHEIDLLSGHENDVNYVQFSGCSVASKLVTSDSWREENTQKFRNFWYCHDNIVTCSRDGSAIIWVPRSRRSHGKVGRWTRAYHLKVPPPPLPPQPPRGGPRQRLLPTPRGVNMIVWSLDNRFVLAAIMDCRICVWNAVDGSLVHSLTGHTASSYVLDVHPFNPRIAMSAGYDGRTIVWDIWEGIPIRTYEIGRFKLVDGKFSPDGTSIILSDDVGQIYFLNTGQGESQKDAKYDQFFLGDYRPLIQDTQGNVLDQETQLPPHRRNIQEPLCDSSMVPYPEPYQSQFQQRRLGALGIEWRPSMIKYAVGPEFSVDQDYPLIPLIDLEGMFELQPELTDAMFWEPEYDIASDDNNDSEYNVNEDNSSAAEQGSVSAISSSDLECSEDDSSSRDGLRRSRRKKHKVEVMTSSGRRVRKRNLDECNGNTSGSNRTIKSKGSLKSSRRKSSKTKKLRPQRVAAHNARNMLSQIGETSTDEEDNDSEDELSESFQNSDDLSEPERKRHNNRDEHKKPILEELDDVSKPSAYPEVPAIAERPRLVVKISLPKRNVTLEGTRLARETEVNVASQSSGPQLQESVQNTLPDRNTVDLALSFANSTNAKLAQSHKNEDDDNIQADSAANNLDTSECVEGNTVQCRQMRRDTHELSRSGDALLTDAKVDDHLEYTANGRSEHMTRELETVGSMINTVVEDFDNAPKFSSLEPSTLGNHQPNANISMTSGYDKLNGGYNGRSGSNKCTEESLENVVHSSQFHDLKMKAPMKARKLVIKKKQLSADTGSSGKLKFSSSEADPVGSRGDVNSRNSSFMGPNLVTEVPEGEDGRNLSSPQLLHSYSEQRSYDHVLEGDNSYKREVIPDGLEENTSVFGIKHGLGSSLSNVVKDPIRRTRSIRMKTTPEEPNTLNTKIKIRGGQSSRGISTWEGSSIKACDQVHQRTRSARNGFDEYTANDRSISTQRVVSNHHVKKLSWLMLSEHEEGYRYIPQLGDEVVYLRQGHQEYIESCAPSESGPWSSFKGLSASEICKVEKLEYAELPGSGDSCCKLKLQFIDPSSSVYGKSFKLTLPELINFSDFVVERTWYDSAMKRNWTSRDKCMVWWKNEDGESGSWWEGRITAVEAKSHEFPDSPWERYSIQYKTDPNIHKHSPWELNDPEMLWEHPHIDHETRDKLLSYFAKLDRREKYDIQALNQVAGKLEFSNRFPVSLYPELIQIRLKNDYYRCVEGAKHDIMVMLSNAEEFFTIAKNIQLLGKTRRISEWFRRKLERI, encoded by the exons CTGATGGAAAAACAGCAGACAAGCCGGTGAAGCCTCTCCCACTTTACCTTCGCTGGCCACACATGAAGGCTAATCAGGTTCAGGGTTTAAGCTTAAGGGAAATTGGAGGTGGTTTTACAAAGCATCATCGTGCTCCATCTATTCGCAGTGCATGTTATGCTATTGCCAAACCATCTACTATGGTGCAAAGGATGcaaaatattaaaaagttaAGGGGTCACCGTGTGGCTGTCTATTGTG CCATATTTGATGGATCAGGGCGATATGTTATCAGTGGTTCAGATGATCGCCTTGTCAAGATTTGGTCTATGGAAACTGCATTTTGTTTAGCTAGTTGCCGTGGACATGAA GGTGATATTACTGACATGGCCGTAAGCTCAAATAATGCTTTGGTGGCATCTGCTTCAAatgattttgtcattagagtT TGGCGCTTACCAGATGGGATGCCAATCTCCGTTTTGCGGGGACATACTGGAGCCGTTAATACCATTGCATTCAGTCCTAGGCCTACTGCTGTATACCAGCTGCTATC GTCATCTGATGATGGAACTTGTAGAATATGGGATGCAAGAAATTCACACAATCCACGCATATATGTGCCTCGACCTTCCGATTCTGTAACTG GGAAGGGTAATGCTCCACCAGCTAATTTACCGTCCTCGAGTAATGGTCAACATAGCTATCAAATACTTTGCTGTGCGTATAATGCAAATGGAACTGTTTTTGTTACTGGTAGCGCTGATACTTTTGCCAGG GTGTGGAGTGCTTTAAAGCCTAACAACAGTGACTCAGAACAACCAGTACATGAGATAGATTTATTATCTGGTCACGAGAATGATGTTAATTATGTACAGTTTAG TGGTTGCTCTGTGGCTTCAAAATTGGTGACATCTGATTCTTGGAGAGAAGAAAATACGCAGAAGTTCCGGAATTTCTG GTACTGTCATGATAACATAGTTACTTGTTCTCGTGATGGAAGCGCAATTATATGGGTTCCCAGATCACGAAGATCTCAT GGAAAAGTAGGACGTTGGACTCGCGCATATCATCTTAAAGTTCCCCCTCCACCCCTGCCTCCTCAACCTCCGCGAGGGGGTCCAAGACAGAGATTGTTACCAACTCCTCGCGGTGTTAACATGATTGTATGGAGTCTGGACAATCGCTTCGTACTTGCAGCTATTATGG ACTGCAGAATATGTGTATGGAACGCAGTTGATGGCAGCTTAGTGCACAGTTTGACCGGTCATACAGCATCC TCTTATGTATTGGATGTTCATCCTTTCAACCCTCGCATAGCTATGAGTGCTgggtatgatgggagaactattGTGTGGGAT ATATGGGAAGGCATACCTATTCGGACGTATGAAATTGGACGTTTTAAGTTGGTTGATGGAAAGTTTTCTCC GGATGGAACATCAATTATACTTTCAGATGATGTTGGTCAGATATATTTTCTGAATACAGGTCAAGGCGAGTCCCAGAAGGATGCAAAATATGATCAG TTTTTTCTTGGTGACTATCGACCCCTTATTCAAGATACTCAGGGAAATGTTCTTGATcag GAAACTCAACTTCCGCCACACCGAAGAAACATTCAGGAACCTCTATGTGACTCTA GTATGGTGCCATATCCAGAACCTTACCAGAGTCAATTTCAGCAACGCCGGCTTGGTGCTCTTGGCATTGAATGGCGTCCGTCAATGATAAAATATGCTGTTGGGCCAGAATTTAGTGTTGATCAGGACTACCCGTTGATACCTTTGATAGATTTGGAAGGAATGTTTGAGCTGCAACCAGAGCTCACAGATGCCATGTTCTGGGAGCCAGAGTATGACATTGCAAGTGATGATAATAATGACTCTGAGTACAATGTGAACGAGGATAATTCTAGTGCAGCTGAGCAAGGGAGCGTTAGTGCTATCTCTTCTAGTGACCTAGAGTGCAGTGAAGATGACTCTAGTAGTAGGGATGGTCTTCGAAGATCAAGGAGGAAGAAACATAAG GTTGAGGTAATGACTTCTTCTGGAAGGCGTGTCAGGAAAAGGAATTTGGATGAGTGTAATGGTAATACTTCTGGAAGTAACAGAACTATCAAATCCAAAGGAAGCTTAAAATCATCGAGAAGGAAATCTTccaaaactaagaaattaagGCCCCAGAGAGTTGCTGCACACAATGCTCGTAATATGTTGTCTCAAATTGGTGAAACGTCTACTGATGAAGAAGATAATGATTCTGAAGATGAATTGTCAGAAAGTTTCCAAAATTCAGACGATCTAAGTGAACCTGAGAGAAAAAGGCATAATAATCGTGATGAACATAAAAAACCCATTTTGGAAGAGTTGGATGATGTGTCCAAGCCTTCTGCATATCCTGAGGTGCCTGCAATTGCTGAAAGACCAAGGCTGGTTGTTAAGATCTCACTTCCTAAGAGAAATGTGACCTTAGAGGGCACAAGACTTGCACGTGAGACTGAGGTTAATGTGGCATCTCAATCTTCTGGTCCCCAACTCCAAGAAAGTGTTCAAAATACTTTGCCAGACAGAAATACTGTGGATCTAGCATTATCTTTTGCAAATTCAACTAATGCTAAACTTGCCCAAAGCCACaaaaatgaagatgatgataataTACAAGCTGATAGTGCTGCAAATAATCTGGACACATCTGAATGTGTGGAGGGGAACACAGTTCAGTGCAGACAGATGAGAAGAGACACACATGAACTGTCAAGATCCGGGGATGCTTTGCTGACAGATGCTAAAGTTGATGACCATCTGGAATACACTGCCAATGG GAGATCAGAACATATGACAAGGGAGTTGGAGACTGTTGGTAGCATGATTAATACAGTGGTGGAAGATTTTGATAATGCACCTAAGTTTTCATCACTTGAACCTTCAACGCTTGGCAATCATCAGCCAAATGCTAACATCTCCATGACATCTGGTTATGATAAGTTGAATGGTGGTTATAACGGCAGATCTGGATCCAACAAATGCACAGAAGAGTCACTGGAAAATGTTGTTCACTCAAGCCAATTTCACGACCTTAAAATGAAAGCACCTATGAAAGCAAGGAAGTTAGTGATTAAAAAGAAACAGCTTTCAGCAGACACTGGAAGTTCTGGCAAACTGAAATTTTCTAGTTCTGAGGCAGATCCTGTAGGTAGTAGAGGTGATGTGAACTCTCGAAATTCCTCTTTCATGGGGCCTAATCTAGTAACAGAAGTACCAGAAGGTGAAGATGGCAGGAATTTAAGTTCTCCACAGCTACTGCATTCGTATTCTGAGCAAAGAAGTTACGATCACGTCCTTGAAGGGGACAATTCATATAAAAGGGAAGTCATTCCAGATGGTCTTGAAGAAAATACCTCAGTTTTTGGAATTAAACATGGTTTAGGGAGTAGTTTATCTAATGTTGTTAAGGATCCAATCCGTCGAACACGGTCTATCAGGATGAAGACCACTCCTGAGGAGCCAAACACTTTGAACACAAAGATTAAAATTCGAGGGGGCCAAAGTTCCAGGGGCATATCCACTTGGGAAGGTTCTTCTATCAAAGCATGTGATCAAGTTCATCAAAGAACAAGGTCTGCTAGAAACGGGTTTGATGAATATACTGCCAATGACCGTAGTATTTCAACTCAAAGGGTGGTGTCAAATCACCATGTTAAAAAATTGTCATGGCTAATGCTCTCAGAGCATGAGGAGGGTTACCGTTACATTCCTCAACTTGGAGATGAAGTTGTGTACTTGAGACAG GGTCATCAAGAGTATATAGAGTCTTGTGCACCATCTGAATCAGGTCCTTGGAGTTCATTTAAAGGACTAAGTGCTTCTGAAATTTGCAAGGTTGAAAAGCTTGAGTATGCAGAGCTCCCAGGGTCTGGGGATAGCTGTTGTAAACTTAAACTCCAGTTTATAGATCCTTCTTCATCTGTGTATGGCAAATCCTTTAAATTAACTCTGCCTGAATTGATTAACTTCTCTGATTTTGTTGTTGAGAGAACGTGGTATGATTCTGCCATGAAGAGAAATTGGACTTCAAGAGATAAATGTATGGTCTGGTGGAAAAATGAAGATGGGGAAAGTGGAAGTTGGTGGGAGGGTCGAATTACTGCAGTGGAAGCCAAATCTCATGAGTTCCCTGACAGTCCTTGGGAAAGGTATTCGATCCAGTACAAGACtgatccaaatattcataagcATAGTCCGTGGGAACTAAATGACCCTGAGATGCTGTGGGAGCACCCCCACATTGATCATGAGACCAGGGATAAGCTGCTTTCTTATTTTGCTAAATTAGATCGCAGG GAGAAGTATGATATCCAGGCATTGAACCAAGTAGCTGGGAAGCTAGAGTTTTCAAACAG GTTTCCGGTCTCATTATATCCTGAACTGATTCAGATAAGGCTAAAGAATGACTACTATCGGTGTGTGGAAGGTGCCAAGCATGATATAATGGTAATGTTATCAAATGCTGAAGAATTCTTTACAATTGCAAAAAATATTCAGCTGTTGGGCAAGACCAGGCGAATATCCGAATGGTTTAGAAGAAAACTTGAAAGGATATGA